A segment of the Desulfitobacterium dehalogenans ATCC 51507 genome:
TGATTGCGGTTCTTCCGAGTTTAGTCATCGGGCTGACTGGAATTCCCAACATCACTCTGGGCGGAACCTCATTGCTGATCGTCGTGAGCGTTGCGCTGGAAACCATGAAACAGCTGGAGTCCATGCTTATGCAGCGGCACTACCAAGGGTTCATGAAGTAAGGAGGACTACCTGATGAGAGCAATCCTCATGGGGCCCCCTGGGGCAGGTAAAGGAACACAAGCTGCCGATTTAATGTCGAGATATCAGATTCCTCATATTTCTACCGGGGATATGTTCCGGGCTGCTATTAAAGCAGGAACTGCCCTGGGGATGAAAGCTAAGGAATATATGGATGCCGGTTCTCTCGTCCCTGACGAGGTAACCATCGGGATCGTCGCCGAGCGATTGGCGGAACCCGATTGCAGTAAAGGATTCTTATTGGATGGTTTTCCACGGACAGTCGCTCAGGCGGATGCCTTAGATAAGATTCTCGCCAAGCTCAAGATGAACCTTGATGGCGTGATCAATATCGAAGTTCCTGAAGCAAAACTCCTTGAGCGCCTGACAGGCCGCCGGATTTGCCGGCAGTGTGGAGCAACCTACCATATGGTTTTCAATCCACCCGCTTCAGAAGCAGTTTGCGATAAGTGCGGTGGAGAGCTTTACCAACGCAGCGATGACACTTTGGAAACCGCCAAGAACCGGTTGCAGGTCTATAATGATCAAACTCAGCCCCTGATCGATTATTATCGGGAAAAGGGACTTCTGAGGGAGATTAACGGGGATCAGGATATTGCACAAGTATTGCAAGATATTGTGGACGCTATGGAGCATGGGCATGATTGAGTTGAAGAACCCTTCTCAAATTGCCGTGATGCGTAAGGCAGGGAAGATCGTGGCGGATACCTTGGAGCTGATGCGTGAAAACGTACGGCCCGGAATCACCACGGGGGAGTTGGATCGAATCGCAGAGGAGTATATCCGCAAATGCGGTGCCGTTCCTGCCTTCAAAGGGTATAACGGATTTCCCTCCTCTCTCTGTACTTCCGTCAATGAACAAGTGGTTCATGGCTTTCCCGGTTTAAGGACTCTGCAATCTGGAGATATTATCAGTATTGACTGTGGTGCGGTTTTTGATGGATATGTGGGAGACGCAGCGATTACCTTACCCGTAGGCGACATTTCCGAAGAACTGCAGCTGCTGCTGCGGGTTACGGAAGAATCCTTAATGCTGGGTATACCCAAAGCCATTAAGGGCAATCGCCTCCAGGATATATCGCACGCCATACAAACCCATGTAGAGGCCCACGGTCTATCCGTTGTACGAGACTATGTCGGCCATGGAATCGGTCGGGCGATGCATGAGGATCCGCAGATTCCCAACTACGGTAAGCCAGGCCGAGGGCCACGACTCGAAATCGGGATGGTTTTGGCTATCGAACCCATGGTTAACTTGGGAACTTATGAAGTAAAAGTTTTGAGTGACCACTGGACTGTCGTGACGAAGGATGGTAAAGCATCTGCCCATTTCGAACACACAGTAGCCATTACTGAAAATGGCCCTGAGATATTAACTCGGAGTTAAGTACACCCGATAGAGTGCCGGAGGAGGGCTGAACATGTCAAAAGAAGATATTATTGAAGTTGAAGGAAAGGTCCTGGAACCATTGCCCAATGCCATGTTTTTAGTGGAATTATCCAATGGACATAAGGTATTGGCTCATGTGTCCGGGAAGATTCGCATGAATTTTATACGTATTCTGCCGGGGGACCGGGTCACTGTGGAGCTTTCTCCCTATGACTTATCTCGCGGACGGATCGTGTATCGGTTTAAGTAAAGGACCAAAGGGAGGGGATTACAGTGAAAGTAAGGCCTTCTGTGAAAAAAATCTGTGAAAAATGCAAGGTCATCAAGCGCCATGGCAAAGTCATGGTGATATGTGAAAACCCGAAACACAAACAAAGGCAAGGGTAAGACAAAATGACTCACCGTTGCGCGGCTGATTGGACCTAGAGTTAGATCCAATGTAGCGGGAGCTGTCTACTTGCTTAACTAGAGTTTGTTGCGGATGGTTTGTTTATTTGAATGAATTTAACAGCCATGGGATGTCTGTCCCAATGGTGTAACAGCTTATGGGGGTGTAAAGTTTAGATGGCACGTATCGCTGGAGTAGATTTACCGCGGGAAAAACGTGTTGAAGTGGGACTGACCTATATCTATGGAATTGGGATTCCCACCGCACAAAAAATCCTCGCCAGAACCGGCGTCAACCCGGACACTCGTATTCGTGACTTATCCGAAGAGGAAGTGAACCGCCTCCGGGAAGTTATCGATAAAGAAATTAAAGTTGAAGGTGACTTGCGTCGGGAAGTATCCCTTAATATTAAGCGTCTGATGGAAATCGGCTGCTATCGTGGATTACGTCATCGTCGTGGACTTCCTGTACGGGGTCAACGTACTAAGACGAATGCTCGTACCCGTAAAGGTCCGATCAAGACTGTTGGCGCAAAACGTAAAAAGTAATAAGGGGGGATTACCGAGATGGCGCGTAAAGTTGTACGCACAAAACGCCGTGAGCGTAAAAATATCGCTACTGGCGTTGCCCATATTAAGTCAACATTTAACAATAGTATGGTCACCATTACCGATCCAAAAGGTAATGTGATCTCTTGGTCCAGTGCGGGAGCACTTGGCTTCAAAGGATCTCGTAAGAGCACTCCTTATGCTGCTCAAATGGCTGCCGAAACTGCTGCCAAAGCGGCAATGGAACATGGCATGAAAGAAGTTGAATGCTTTGTTAAGGGACCGGGTGCCGGCCGTGAGGCTGCTATCCGTGCTCTCCAAGCTGCCGGTTTGGAAGTTAATATGATTAAAGACGTGACGCCGATTCCGCATAACGGTTGTCGGCCTCCGAAACGTAGAAGGGTATAAGGAGGTGTCATCATGGCAAGATATACAGGACCTGTTTGTCGTTTATGTCGCCGGGAAGGTATGAAGCTCTTCCTTAAGGGAGATCGTTGCTATACAGGCAAGTGCGCGATTGATCGTCGTGCCTATGCCCCTGGTCAACACGGCCAAAGCCGTGGCAAGAAGCCAACTGAATATGGTATTCAGTTGCGTGAAAAACAAAAAGTTCGCCGGATCTATGGCGTTCAGGAAAAACAATTCCGCAGCTACTACGATAAGGCCAACCGTCAAAAAGGGATCGTGGGTGAAAATCTCCTTCGTCTCTTAGAGCGCCGCCTTGACAATGTTGTATTCCAACTGGGATTCGCTACATCCCGTCCGGAAGCTCGTCAACTGGTGCGTCATGGTCACTTTACCGTCAATGGCCGCCGTGTTGATATTCCTTCCTTCCTCGTTCGTGTTGGGGACATCGTTGGTGTCAAAGAAGGCAGCAAGTCTTCACCACGCATGAAGGAAATCCTATCCTCTTTGGATCGGACTCCACCGAAATGGATGAGCTTGGATGCTAATGCTGCAACCGGAACAATCATCGCACTACCTGATCGAGAAGATATTCAACTGCCCATCCAAGAACATCTTATTGTTGAAAAATACTCCCGTTAATAATCATGAGCTTAGGATGGCTTGTTGATATCAAGTTCCCGAGAAAGAAGGTGCATTCCGATGTTAGAAATCGAGAAGCCCAAGATTGAATGTGTCGAACGTACAGACGATAATTCTTATGCTAAATTTGTCGTTGAGCCTCTCGAAAGGGGATATGGAATTACCCTGGGTAACTCCTTGAGAAGAATTCTTCTCTCCTCTCTTCCAGGGACGGCAGTCACATCAGTAAAAATCGAAGGGGTACTCCACGAGTTTTCTACTGTACCAGGGGTTTTGGAAGATGTTACAGACATCATTCTCAACCTCAAGAGCCTTGCTATAAAAGGACATACGGATGAACCCAAAGTTCTCCGTCTGGAAGCCGAAGGGGAAGGAGTCATCAAGGCCGGCGACATCATTACTGATGCAGATATTGAAATTCTCAATCCGGACTTGAAGATTGCAACTTTGGATAAGGATGGTCGTCTCTTCATGGAGATGACTGCCGAAAGAGGACGGGGCTATGTTTCGGCTGATAAGAACAAAAAGCCAGACCAAGCCATCGGAATCATTCCCATCGACTCCATCTTCGCACCCATCTATAAGGTCAATTATACCGTTGAGGACACTCGTGTCGGAATGGTCACAGACTATGACAGGCTTACCCTGGAAGTCTGGTCCAACGGCAGTATCACACCGGAAGAAGCGACCAGCCTGGCTGCGAAAATTCTTAGTGAGCATTTGCGTCTCTTCATCGGCCTCACCGACAAGCTCAATAATGTTGAGATCATGGTAGAGAAAGAAGAAGAAGCGAAAGACAAAATCCTGGAGATGACGATTGAAGATCTTGACCTCTCAGTCCGCTCTTACAATTGTCTGAAACGGGCCGGCATTAACTCAGTAGAAGAACTGACCCAGAAGACGGAAGAGGATATGATCAAGGTGCGTAATCTCGGTCGTAAATCCTTGGAAGAAGTGGAGTCTAAGTTAAGAGAGCTCGGCTTGGGGTTCCGCAAAGCCGATGACTAATTCGGTGCAAAAGGAGGGGAACAACATTGGCTTACCGTAAATTGGGAAGAAACATGGGTCACAGAGGCGCAATGCTTCGCAACCTAGCGACCTCCCTTTTAAAACACGAGCGCATCCAAACCACAGAAGCCCGTGCCAAAGAGGTAAACGCGATTGCTGAGAAGATGATCACTCTCGGCAAACAAGGGGATCTCGCAGCACGCAGACATGCTCTGTCTTACCTGTTGGAAGAAGATGTCGTTACCAAACTGTTTACAGAAATTGCTCCAAAGTATGCTGAGCGCCAAGGTGGATATACCCGGATCGTTAAAGTCGGGCCTCGCCGCGGAGACGCTGCAGAAATGGTTCTTATTGAACTCGTCTAGTGATAGATTAACATGATTCTTGGTCTCTATGAAAAAAGCCAGGCTATATTAAGCCTGGCTTTTTGCGTTCTCGTTCGATTATGCTGCTCTGAAAAAGGCCCGAAAAGCTGATTCTCCAGGATTTTGCTTTACACCGTTTGCTCCATAAGCTGCGCGGACAAAACTAACGCTCAAGCTCTCCGCTCCGAAAGGACCTACGCCGCTAAGTCCTTCTCTGTGGCGTGGCGGCTTGGGCGAAACCCTCATCCGGGTTTCGTCCGGCCAAATCGCTCCTCGAAAGCACTGCTTTCGCACTTGTGCTCAATGGCCGGTTGGAAACGTCCTGTTTCCAACCTTTCTCCGCTGCGTGCTTTTCGCGAAGTTTTGTTTCCGCTCGCTTAAATTCGCTCACTTTTAGAGTACGTGAGTCTCCGATCAAGAAACCTTCCAGTGGAAGGTTTCAGGAGATCACGCCCGAAGGTGCGTTGTGCGTAAAGCTACACGACCCGAGACGTTTTCCATCCTCAGCAGAAACGCTATTAAGTGATTGTAATCACACTTTGGTATGGAATTTTTAAGTAAAATGAGATGTGTGAAAAAACTTGAGTAAAGATTGTGAAGAAGGATGGACAGTATGAATATTAAAAAGAGAAAAATAACCGGATTGAACCTGCTCAATCAAGACCGGGCACCCCTGGAGCGGAGGGCGGTGCAGTTTTTATTTGTGTTGGTTATTTTGTTTATCGGCATTCAATTCATTCGATTTGTCAACTCTTATGCCGATCCTAGCGCCACCGTGCTGGTCCACCGGCCGGCCGGAGTGGAGGCTTTTCTGCCCATTAGTGCCTTGGTAGCTCTGAAATCCTGGCTGTATACAGGGATATTTGATAGTATTCATCCTGCGGGACTTGTCATCTTATTATTGGCTATGGCCCTTTCTCTTG
Coding sequences within it:
- the infA gene encoding translation initiation factor IF-1 is translated as MSKEDIIEVEGKVLEPLPNAMFLVELSNGHKVLAHVSGKIRMNFIRILPGDRVTVELSPYDLSRGRIVYRFK
- a CDS encoding DNA-directed RNA polymerase subunit alpha; this encodes MLEIEKPKIECVERTDDNSYAKFVVEPLERGYGITLGNSLRRILLSSLPGTAVTSVKIEGVLHEFSTVPGVLEDVTDIILNLKSLAIKGHTDEPKVLRLEAEGEGVIKAGDIITDADIEILNPDLKIATLDKDGRLFMEMTAERGRGYVSADKNKKPDQAIGIIPIDSIFAPIYKVNYTVEDTRVGMVTDYDRLTLEVWSNGSITPEEATSLAAKILSEHLRLFIGLTDKLNNVEIMVEKEEEAKDKILEMTIEDLDLSVRSYNCLKRAGINSVEELTQKTEEDMIKVRNLGRKSLEEVESKLRELGLGFRKADD
- the rpsM gene encoding 30S ribosomal protein S13, translated to MARIAGVDLPREKRVEVGLTYIYGIGIPTAQKILARTGVNPDTRIRDLSEEEVNRLREVIDKEIKVEGDLRREVSLNIKRLMEIGCYRGLRHRRGLPVRGQRTKTNARTRKGPIKTVGAKRKK
- the rpsD gene encoding 30S ribosomal protein S4, whose amino-acid sequence is MARYTGPVCRLCRREGMKLFLKGDRCYTGKCAIDRRAYAPGQHGQSRGKKPTEYGIQLREKQKVRRIYGVQEKQFRSYYDKANRQKGIVGENLLRLLERRLDNVVFQLGFATSRPEARQLVRHGHFTVNGRRVDIPSFLVRVGDIVGVKEGSKSSPRMKEILSSLDRTPPKWMSLDANAATGTIIALPDREDIQLPIQEHLIVEKYSR
- the rpmJ gene encoding 50S ribosomal protein L36 — its product is MKVRPSVKKICEKCKVIKRHGKVMVICENPKHKQRQG
- the rpsK gene encoding 30S ribosomal protein S11; its protein translation is MARKVVRTKRRERKNIATGVAHIKSTFNNSMVTITDPKGNVISWSSAGALGFKGSRKSTPYAAQMAAETAAKAAMEHGMKEVECFVKGPGAGREAAIRALQAAGLEVNMIKDVTPIPHNGCRPPKRRRV
- the map gene encoding type I methionyl aminopeptidase; protein product: MIELKNPSQIAVMRKAGKIVADTLELMRENVRPGITTGELDRIAEEYIRKCGAVPAFKGYNGFPSSLCTSVNEQVVHGFPGLRTLQSGDIISIDCGAVFDGYVGDAAITLPVGDISEELQLLLRVTEESLMLGIPKAIKGNRLQDISHAIQTHVEAHGLSVVRDYVGHGIGRAMHEDPQIPNYGKPGRGPRLEIGMVLAIEPMVNLGTYEVKVLSDHWTVVTKDGKASAHFEHTVAITENGPEILTRS
- the rplQ gene encoding 50S ribosomal protein L17; translation: MAYRKLGRNMGHRGAMLRNLATSLLKHERIQTTEARAKEVNAIAEKMITLGKQGDLAARRHALSYLLEEDVVTKLFTEIAPKYAERQGGYTRIVKVGPRRGDAAEMVLIELV
- a CDS encoding adenylate kinase — its product is MRAILMGPPGAGKGTQAADLMSRYQIPHISTGDMFRAAIKAGTALGMKAKEYMDAGSLVPDEVTIGIVAERLAEPDCSKGFLLDGFPRTVAQADALDKILAKLKMNLDGVINIEVPEAKLLERLTGRRICRQCGATYHMVFNPPASEAVCDKCGGELYQRSDDTLETAKNRLQVYNDQTQPLIDYYREKGLLREINGDQDIAQVLQDIVDAMEHGHD